The sequence GCCACGGGTCTGTGACCCCGGTCCCGGACCCGTAGCGATACATCCATGTCGATCAGCCGGTGGTGACAGGTGCGGCGGGCGTGGCCAGCCCCGGGCGTACCGTGTCGCGCTGACCTTCGCCCACCAGCGGTGTGTTCACGCCGTCGGCGTGTCCCGGCGCATCGGCGTGTGCAGAATGCCGTCCTCGAGGTACTCCGGCCCGTCGACCGAGAACCCGTGCCGGGTGTAGAAGCCGACCAGCTGCGACTGGGCTTCGAGGGTGCACGGGCTTCCGCCGAGCTCGGCGAGGGCAGCGGTCATCAGCCGGCCCGCGTACCCCTCGCCGCGCGCCCTCTTCGCCACCACCACCCGGCCGATCCGTCGCCGACCGTCTGGATCGGCCAGGATCCGCAGGTACGCCACCGGCGCCCCGGCCTGCTCCAGCCACAGGTGGCGGGTGCCCGGCTCCACGTCCCGGCCGTCCAGCTCCGGGTACGGGCACGCCTGTTCCACCACAAACACGTCCACACGTAGCCGGAGCAGATCATGGAAGGCGCGGGCGGACAGGTCGGCGAAGGAGGCGGTCCGGAACTCAGCGACGGGCGGCATCCTGCGATGGTAGGTCGCTGGCCGGTGCCGGCTGTCGGGCGGCGGAGCGGT comes from Salinispora tropica CNB-440 and encodes:
- a CDS encoding GNAT family N-acetyltransferase codes for the protein MPPVAEFRTASFADLSARAFHDLLRLRVDVFVVEQACPYPELDGRDVEPGTRHLWLEQAGAPVAYLRILADPDGRRRIGRVVVAKRARGEGYAGRLMTAALAELGGSPCTLEAQSQLVGFYTRHGFSVDGPEYLEDGILHTPMRRDTPTA